The proteins below are encoded in one region of Winogradskyella helgolandensis:
- a CDS encoding TraB/GumN family protein, with amino-acid sequence MSHQIFKEHISFYLLLCLTFLTQFSFAQDKDKYGLLWKIEGNNLESTSYLFGTMHIDDARVFNFSDAVMPAIESVEYFALEVNADSLMTAITGKTYDITASEYYKTLLKPKDYKRLLKRFEEVNEFSLEDSEIMSPDQVVSMLIPDIQKDDDKSTFVDFYLLGQARTMNKTIVGLEDVKDQMNYFDNLSDEKKTKEILSHLDIDVDSINRTKEIMTKLYATGDLNKIAEFINNYDVIDSTMIARNNVMKNSIIDIMKKGSLFAGVGAAHLVGENNVIELLINEGYDVSVVEAKFTGVADTYKIDNSKGIWYNYTDTDLGFNLQLPKSPNIKQDFDKFIIHGYGDIPTKTSYLFTGFDTGYALTQSQIDTLMENMVSNVIEKREGEIISREQLPDTDKFGYDIIAKLPNNVMVKARFVVKHNHFYYFSVETPQEQINENYIDRYFNSITIDGIEPIIKTKGWREFKSETGAFTLQIPVDAKEVSREHPNPIDAEGEPYFLNLYMATDTENLNNYLIRYNDQPMGYFLQNPEIAFKETENGLTQTSELLAEPKVIYLDNIQGREYEILLNNKYHCIVRAYFRGNRTYLLMKQKLNEKEKVSVDDLFFKSFKLLPYQESQLSDYESPNKDFKIKLFERVTEDIDTLDSNDSNVIDSYDYTTINPKTGNIYQYGYNNIGKYFRIPTHKKFLDDYKNGSLEYNDSIVNERILVKDGDSLIQFTVKNKLFEDTQRVTVHQIWYKNYRMHIAKAIINEEELNTGIVDQIFNSINEKPVTSDINVYESKAKYIIEDLKSTDSIVYNRALKAFEYYEFDKDDLPILDDALNYSFSEDTNDVIKASLINEYSLINDETSLETLESFYNKSSTSDVLKTAILIAIPIIESEQSLPLYSKLFFSNPPTEEDSYDYSVFQPFNDSLNYAIENYSKLLSLMSVRQYRNDIIYLSNDIHNSDLDTNDIVKSNYNKILNYLTTDAEVFFNIPPPSDEYDEDYDYTYYNLMVAYLNSLNTVKYDDSTSNAFTSKLLSRDDDRWLRLLAITSRIFNNYSISEAILNPYLEDFYFRFEIIEAYHKIDRLQDVDKKYLKVEAFAKLSFYNYVGEDGGYPDEIKILKKIKKNDSEFYAVKFDYIDEDPNENVSYIGIVGPLKKIDQNTEFTMYSSYTYWDEYDDDWKTKIETLITDFLEL; translated from the coding sequence TCTAATGACAGCAATTACAGGCAAGACATATGATATTACAGCGAGTGAATACTATAAAACGTTACTAAAACCTAAGGATTATAAACGACTTTTAAAACGATTTGAAGAAGTTAACGAATTTTCTCTAGAAGATTCAGAAATAATGAGTCCAGATCAGGTAGTCAGTATGCTTATTCCAGATATTCAAAAGGACGATGACAAATCTACATTTGTTGATTTCTATCTTTTAGGTCAAGCGCGTACTATGAATAAAACGATTGTTGGCTTAGAAGATGTAAAAGACCAAATGAATTATTTTGACAATCTTTCTGATGAAAAGAAAACAAAAGAAATTCTTAGCCATTTAGATATTGATGTGGATAGCATTAATAGAACTAAAGAAATAATGACCAAACTATATGCTACAGGTGATTTAAATAAAATCGCTGAGTTTATAAATAATTATGATGTTATTGATAGCACTATGATTGCTAGAAATAATGTAATGAAAAACAGCATTATAGACATCATGAAAAAAGGGAGTCTGTTTGCTGGAGTTGGTGCTGCTCACTTAGTGGGTGAGAACAATGTTATTGAATTATTAATAAACGAAGGCTACGACGTTAGCGTTGTTGAAGCAAAATTTACAGGAGTAGCTGACACTTATAAAATAGACAACTCAAAAGGGATTTGGTATAACTATACAGATACCGATTTAGGGTTTAATCTCCAATTACCAAAATCTCCAAATATTAAACAAGATTTCGACAAGTTTATTATTCATGGTTATGGAGATATACCTACTAAGACGAGTTACCTCTTTACGGGTTTTGATACAGGTTATGCGCTAACACAATCTCAAATTGACACCTTAATGGAAAACATGGTATCTAATGTCATTGAAAAAAGAGAAGGTGAAATTATTAGTCGAGAACAACTTCCGGATACCGATAAATTTGGCTACGATATTATAGCTAAACTGCCTAATAATGTTATGGTAAAAGCTAGATTTGTTGTTAAACATAACCATTTTTATTATTTCTCAGTCGAAACGCCACAAGAACAAATCAATGAAAATTATATTGATCGTTATTTTAATTCCATTACAATTGATGGTATAGAACCTATTATTAAAACTAAAGGTTGGCGAGAGTTTAAAAGCGAAACGGGAGCTTTTACCCTTCAAATACCTGTGGATGCAAAGGAAGTCTCTAGAGAACACCCCAACCCTATTGATGCTGAAGGTGAACCTTATTTTCTTAATCTTTATATGGCTACAGATACTGAAAATTTAAATAATTATTTGATTCGGTATAACGACCAACCCATGGGCTATTTTCTTCAAAATCCTGAAATTGCATTTAAAGAAACTGAAAACGGATTAACACAAACGTCAGAATTACTAGCAGAACCGAAAGTTATTTATTTAGATAACATTCAAGGACGAGAATATGAAATATTACTAAATAACAAATATCATTGTATCGTACGTGCTTATTTCAGAGGAAACCGAACATACCTTTTGATGAAACAAAAACTTAATGAAAAAGAGAAAGTGAGCGTAGACGATCTGTTTTTTAAAAGTTTTAAGTTACTGCCTTACCAAGAATCTCAACTTTCCGATTATGAATCACCCAATAAAGATTTTAAAATAAAATTATTTGAACGGGTAACTGAAGATATCGACACACTAGATAGCAATGATTCTAATGTTATTGATTCGTATGATTATACCACCATAAACCCTAAAACGGGTAACATTTACCAGTATGGTTATAACAATATTGGCAAATACTTCAGAATTCCAACACACAAGAAATTTCTCGATGACTATAAAAATGGCTCACTAGAATATAATGATAGTATTGTAAATGAACGCATTTTAGTTAAAGATGGTGATTCATTAATTCAGTTTACAGTCAAAAATAAATTATTCGAAGATACACAACGCGTGACGGTCCACCAGATTTGGTATAAAAATTACAGAATGCATATTGCTAAAGCCATTATAAATGAGGAAGAATTAAATACTGGCATTGTTGATCAAATATTTAATTCAATAAATGAAAAACCGGTTACGTCTGATATTAATGTTTACGAATCAAAAGCGAAATACATTATTGAAGATTTAAAATCTACTGATTCCATTGTATATAATAGAGCCTTAAAAGCTTTTGAATATTACGAATTTGATAAAGATGATTTGCCAATTTTAGACGATGCACTTAACTATAGTTTTTCAGAAGACACTAACGATGTGATTAAGGCTAGTTTAATAAATGAATATAGTTTAATAAATGATGAAACATCTTTGGAAACTTTGGAGTCATTTTACAACAAATCATCAACATCAGATGTCTTAAAAACGGCTATCCTTATTGCTATTCCTATTATTGAATCAGAGCAGTCTTTACCGCTTTATAGCAAACTGTTCTTTTCTAATCCACCAACTGAAGAGGATTCATATGACTATAGTGTATTTCAACCTTTTAATGACTCATTAAATTATGCGATAGAAAATTACAGTAAACTACTATCGCTTATGTCTGTAAGACAATACAGAAATGACATTATATATTTATCTAATGATATTCATAACTCCGACTTAGATACAAATGACATTGTAAAGTCAAATTACAATAAGATTCTAAATTATTTAACGACTGACGCTGAGGTATTTTTCAACATACCTCCACCTAGCGATGAGTACGATGAAGATTATGACTACACGTATTATAATTTAATGGTGGCTTATTTAAATAGCCTCAATACAGTGAAATATGACGATAGTACAAGCAATGCTTTCACCTCTAAACTTTTAAGCAGAGATGATGACAGATGGTTGCGATTATTAGCTATTACTTCGCGTATATTTAACAATTATTCTATTTCGGAAGCTATACTAAATCCCTATTTAGAAGATTTCTATTTCAGGTTTGAAATCATAGAAGCTTATCATAAAATCGACAGACTTCAAGATGTAGATAAAAAATATCTTAAAGTAGAAGCATTCGCTAAGCTTTCCTTCTACAACTATGTTGGTGAAGATGGAGGTTATCCGGATGAAATTAAGATTTTGAAAAAAATTAAGAAGAATGATTCAGAGTTTTACGCTGTTAAATTCGACTATATAGATGAAGATCCAAATGAAAATGTTTCGTACATCGGTATCGTCGGACCACTGAAAAAAATAGATCAAAACACTGAATTTACAATGTATAGCTCTTATACGTATTGGGATGAATATGACGATGACTGGAAGACTAAAATAGAGACTCTAATTACAGATTTTTTAGAGTTGTAG
- a CDS encoding DEAD/DEAH box helicase yields MTFNDLNLNTPLYNALDDLGFTTPTPIQAESFNVVAAGKDVVGIAQTGTGKTFAYMLPILKNLSFSQQENPRVLILVPTRELVVQVVSEIEKLSKYINNRVLGVYGGTNINTQKQAVAQGQDIIVATPGRLYDLAVSRVLQLKSIQKLVIDEVDVMLDLGFRHQLLNIFDILPPRRQNIMYSATMTKDVDDLITDFFKSPTKISIAVSGTPLENIKQERFDVPNFYTKVNLLEHLLRDKDEFSRVLIFVAYKKMADRLFEQLEELFPNETCVIHSNKTQNYRLRSIEQFREGENRLLVATDVMARGLDIEGVSHVINFDTPDYPENYMHRIGRTGRAEKEGHTILFSTESEQEGLERIEELMQMKIETLEIPEDVTISTELIEEERPQIRERNNPTKRRDEDAPGPAFHEKSEKNSKENLGGSYKFKIAAKYKKPKTRGDKNYNRRNKK; encoded by the coding sequence GTGACTTTTAACGACCTTAATTTAAATACACCATTATATAACGCTTTAGATGATTTAGGATTTACAACTCCTACTCCAATCCAAGCAGAATCTTTCAATGTAGTGGCTGCTGGTAAAGATGTAGTTGGTATTGCACAAACCGGTACAGGTAAGACTTTTGCTTACATGCTACCTATACTTAAAAATCTTTCGTTTTCTCAGCAAGAAAATCCAAGAGTATTAATTTTAGTGCCCACACGAGAATTAGTAGTACAAGTGGTTAGTGAGATTGAAAAGCTTTCCAAATACATTAACAATCGTGTGTTAGGAGTTTATGGTGGAACCAACATCAATACACAAAAACAGGCCGTTGCACAAGGACAAGATATTATTGTTGCAACTCCAGGACGATTATATGATTTAGCAGTAAGTAGAGTTTTACAATTAAAATCGATTCAAAAATTAGTGATTGATGAGGTTGATGTAATGCTAGATTTAGGTTTTAGACATCAACTACTTAATATATTTGATATTTTACCTCCGCGTCGTCAAAACATCATGTACTCGGCAACGATGACTAAAGATGTTGATGATTTAATTACAGACTTCTTTAAAAGTCCTACAAAAATATCAATCGCAGTTTCTGGTACTCCATTAGAAAACATAAAACAAGAACGTTTTGATGTTCCTAATTTTTATACCAAAGTAAATCTATTAGAACATTTACTTCGCGATAAAGACGAGTTTTCAAGAGTCTTAATTTTTGTGGCTTACAAGAAGATGGCAGATCGCCTTTTTGAACAGTTAGAAGAATTATTTCCTAATGAAACCTGTGTTATACACTCAAATAAAACCCAAAACTACAGGTTGCGTAGTATTGAGCAATTTAGAGAAGGTGAAAATCGCTTATTAGTGGCTACAGACGTCATGGCGAGAGGTTTAGATATTGAAGGAGTATCTCATGTTATTAACTTTGACACTCCGGATTATCCTGAAAACTATATGCACAGAATCGGTAGAACTGGTCGTGCTGAAAAAGAAGGACACACTATTTTATTTTCTACTGAAAGCGAACAAGAAGGACTAGAACGTATTGAGGAATTAATGCAAATGAAAATTGAAACCCTTGAGATTCCTGAGGATGTTACAATTTCAACTGAATTAATTGAAGAAGAGCGTCCGCAAATACGCGAGCGAAACAATCCGACTAAACGTCGTGATGAAGATGCTCCTGGACCAGCATTTCATGAGAAATCTGAAAAGAACTCTAAAGAAAATTTAGGTGGTTCTTATAAATTTAAAATTGCCGCGAAATACAAGAAGCCAAAAACGAGAGGTGATAAAAATTATAATAGACGAAATAAGAAATAA
- a CDS encoding four helix bundle protein has product MKFKFEGLLIWQKGMDLGESMNELADTFPQKEIYNLSSQVRRASDSVALNISEGSILQSGPEYRKFLGYSIRSVAEVVTCLHKAKRRKYIDETTFEKYYKDCFDIMNMTIAFRNKIK; this is encoded by the coding sequence ATGAAATTTAAATTTGAAGGACTCTTAATTTGGCAAAAAGGAATGGATTTAGGCGAAAGCATGAATGAATTAGCTGATACTTTTCCTCAGAAAGAAATTTATAATTTATCTTCACAAGTGCGAAGAGCATCAGATTCTGTGGCTTTAAATATTTCTGAAGGATCAATTTTACAATCTGGACCTGAGTATAGAAAATTTCTCGGATATTCTATTCGTTCAGTTGCAGAAGTTGTAACTTGTTTACATAAAGCCAAAAGAAGAAAATATATAGATGAAACAACTTTTGAAAAATATTATAAAGACTGTTTCGACATAATGAACATGACAATTGCATTTAGAAATAAGATTAAATAA
- a CDS encoding DUF6638 family protein: MQKLKQANLYRSDLIPISGKLVERYNKCLKTLGFSETKLTSFFIDGIGWSPDIAEEKNNMHYLNHGDANPNGIIITPLQKGKPVYLPFHSFDREMMQYVFRTHGQKINDITRDSAICIDFDQDIDVFYEPLDVLKYDKVNITFKLIDNLEQVQKEQLRLVDKFNTGNNFIDEGIHQQLLDSAKTYGDLRDRDLSLHPLQFATDSFYTRAFDGVYLLRDFIKPIVIFESREHYKEAIKDTIHDVLIYHIEQPELIDKLKDHIIIECDLEQIIKTPNYDRVKKYELAQFLKETEHPIAAILNDKVLFKSYLNKIDIKARKQVMSVEIYLEKLERSNAYKIEDIVDQDFYFALHQPHSSLSARHRDLIHKLLINIEPKDVLFLYWYDKEQFYINYLTWEDSFKDWVIERIRNNI; the protein is encoded by the coding sequence ATGCAAAAATTAAAGCAAGCCAACCTATATAGAAGTGATCTTATTCCCATAAGCGGAAAACTCGTTGAGCGTTATAACAAGTGCTTAAAAACCTTAGGTTTTTCAGAAACCAAGTTGACGTCGTTTTTTATTGATGGCATTGGGTGGAGTCCAGATATTGCAGAAGAAAAGAACAATATGCATTACCTTAATCATGGAGATGCAAATCCAAATGGCATTATTATTACTCCGTTACAAAAAGGAAAGCCTGTGTATTTACCGTTTCATTCTTTTGATAGAGAAATGATGCAATATGTATTTAGAACCCATGGTCAAAAAATTAATGATATTACCAGAGATTCTGCTATTTGTATCGATTTTGATCAAGATATAGATGTCTTTTATGAGCCTTTAGATGTTTTAAAATATGATAAAGTTAATATCACATTCAAGCTTATTGATAACTTAGAACAGGTTCAAAAAGAGCAATTAAGACTGGTTGATAAATTTAATACAGGCAATAATTTTATAGATGAAGGTATTCATCAACAATTACTAGATTCAGCAAAAACTTATGGGGATTTAAGAGATCGGGATCTAAGCTTGCATCCCTTACAATTTGCAACAGATTCATTTTATACAAGAGCGTTTGATGGTGTGTATTTGCTTCGCGATTTCATAAAACCAATTGTCATTTTTGAAAGTAGAGAACATTATAAGGAAGCTATAAAAGATACGATTCACGATGTTTTGATTTATCATATTGAGCAACCAGAACTCATCGATAAGTTAAAAGATCATATCATTATTGAGTGCGATTTAGAGCAGATAATAAAAACACCAAACTACGATCGCGTTAAAAAGTATGAATTAGCACAGTTTTTAAAAGAAACTGAACATCCAATTGCAGCCATTTTGAATGATAAAGTGTTATTCAAGAGTTACTTAAACAAAATAGACATCAAGGCCAGAAAGCAGGTAATGAGTGTTGAAATATATCTCGAAAAATTAGAACGCAGTAATGCCTATAAAATTGAAGATATTGTAGATCAAGATTTTTATTTCGCGTTGCATCAACCTCATTCGTCGTTATCGGCTAGACATCGCGATTTAATTCATAAGTTACTCATTAATATTGAACCAAAAGATGTATTATTCTTGTATTGGTACGATAAAGAGCAGTTTTATATTAATTATTTGACTTGGGAAGATTCCTTTAAAGATTGGGTAATTGAGCGGATTCGTAACAATATATAG
- a CDS encoding NUDIX domain-containing protein gives MNNLKNITKTTLSHDWAKLDRIDYDYQFSNGKWKRLSRECYNRGNGAAILLYNPEKQTVILTKQFRMPSYENNPEEGMSIEACAGAIDNNDEPLETIIRETEEEVGYKISNAKQVLTAYTSPGALTEKMFLFVAEYNDAQKINDGGGLESEDEEIEVLELSFSKAIEMMNNETIIDAKTIMLLQYAHINNLLD, from the coding sequence ATGAACAACCTAAAAAACATAACAAAAACAACTCTTTCTCACGATTGGGCAAAATTAGATCGCATAGATTACGATTATCAATTCAGTAATGGAAAATGGAAACGTTTATCACGCGAATGTTATAATCGTGGGAATGGTGCAGCCATATTGTTATATAATCCTGAAAAACAAACGGTAATTTTAACCAAACAATTCCGAATGCCATCTTATGAGAATAATCCAGAAGAAGGTATGTCTATTGAAGCTTGTGCTGGAGCCATTGATAATAACGATGAGCCTTTAGAAACAATAATTAGAGAAACGGAAGAAGAAGTAGGTTACAAAATAAGTAATGCAAAACAAGTACTCACAGCTTATACATCACCAGGAGCGTTGACAGAGAAAATGTTTTTGTTTGTAGCAGAATATAACGATGCACAAAAAATTAATGATGGTGGTGGCTTAGAAAGTGAAGATGAAGAAATAGAAGTTTTAGAGTTGTCATTTTCTAAAGCTATAGAAATGATGAATAACGAAACCATTATTGATGCAAAAACAATTATGTTGTTGCAGTATGCACATATAAATAATTTGTTAGATTAA
- a CDS encoding AAA family ATPase: protein MEHNSTFPIKQNELDMLRDEATTYLKSIQWEQSQRAKNKDSDAKDESILLYLSRANNGSNVNVTSVSKTILALKKRLLPESVALPIYLNQTLYAVQEGMTLGIWIKDSYYDASGLSSLSENKSALDNSGRREYESKMHTSTAFMLFATAYKILHDLKPHASDDLSVMKQKFAGIPEVSLLTPLKGISCQLFYYDKYLGHPEIIKSDKDVIDFTVVYFEALIDEIQLRKSNLEYTESIVDRTYKLENSDFAVSGWENAFSGSAKSIEFNKIQFEQIVGNKDAKHFGRRLTERLLSYDIEAKKNPFQELGGFMPVFMGYGIPGTGKSMLIAAIATRLKEHSDNLDIPFLFHPMPDTLISTFQGGSAEKMVEWMKPLQDPTKLIFAPIDDAENNLQERTAQGVSAGVKEVIGVFLRYTEGAYAVNYGNSSIGLFTNLPEMLDKAVISRVQGRFKIDGARSEHDFVDQDYIWWKKLQDTMPDFVNMNDPEVYKYLSDQGLAKTMGDILNTIEKPSEARVHDTFEKVEKLHQNNDHMFYAALYKEIQKIFPFFSSRDVRNIQSAISLRLTDFDLEKDWFDNPETYFKKDYDTKFNMLQELMKSNMKGLNFSDIRRQEVIRYLDNVATIADTDFKRKVDSRVNQMNIETEAREQFGK, encoded by the coding sequence ATGGAACACAATTCAACATTCCCAATAAAACAAAATGAATTAGATATGCTTCGCGACGAAGCAACAACGTATCTTAAATCAATCCAATGGGAGCAAAGTCAACGTGCTAAAAACAAAGATAGTGATGCTAAAGATGAATCCATTTTATTGTATTTATCTAGAGCCAATAATGGAAGTAACGTTAATGTTACATCCGTTTCTAAAACGATATTGGCTTTAAAAAAGCGTTTATTACCAGAATCAGTAGCTCTGCCTATTTATTTAAATCAGACGTTGTACGCTGTTCAAGAAGGAATGACGTTGGGCATCTGGATTAAAGATTCGTATTATGATGCTTCAGGTTTATCGAGTTTAAGCGAGAATAAATCAGCCCTAGATAATTCAGGAAGACGCGAGTACGAAAGTAAAATGCACACATCAACAGCGTTTATGTTATTTGCGACGGCTTATAAAATTTTGCACGATTTAAAACCACATGCTTCTGATGATTTATCTGTGATGAAGCAAAAGTTTGCAGGTATTCCGGAAGTGTCGTTATTAACACCTTTAAAAGGAATTTCTTGTCAGTTGTTTTATTACGACAAATATTTAGGGCATCCTGAAATCATTAAATCAGACAAAGATGTTATCGATTTTACAGTGGTTTATTTTGAAGCTTTAATAGATGAAATTCAATTACGTAAAAGCAATTTAGAATATACAGAATCTATTGTAGATAGAACCTATAAATTAGAAAACTCGGACTTTGCTGTTTCAGGTTGGGAGAATGCTTTTTCAGGAAGTGCAAAAAGTATTGAATTCAATAAAATACAGTTCGAACAAATTGTAGGAAATAAAGATGCTAAGCATTTTGGTCGTCGTTTAACAGAGCGTTTGTTGAGTTATGATATTGAAGCCAAGAAGAATCCGTTTCAAGAATTAGGTGGATTTATGCCAGTATTTATGGGCTACGGAATTCCAGGAACAGGTAAAAGTATGCTTATTGCTGCTATTGCAACTAGACTAAAAGAACATTCCGATAATCTCGATATTCCGTTTTTATTCCATCCCATGCCAGATACGTTAATATCTACTTTTCAAGGTGGTTCTGCCGAAAAAATGGTAGAGTGGATGAAGCCTTTACAAGACCCTACTAAATTGATTTTTGCACCAATTGATGATGCCGAAAATAATTTACAAGAACGTACCGCACAAGGTGTTTCTGCAGGTGTAAAAGAAGTGATTGGTGTATTTTTAAGATATACAGAAGGAGCTTATGCTGTAAATTACGGTAACAGTTCTATTGGTTTATTTACCAATTTACCTGAAATGTTAGATAAGGCCGTAATCTCTAGAGTTCAAGGTCGATTTAAAATTGATGGAGCACGCTCCGAGCACGATTTTGTGGATCAAGATTATATTTGGTGGAAAAAGTTGCAAGACACCATGCCAGATTTTGTAAACATGAATGATCCTGAAGTCTATAAATATTTATCAGATCAAGGTTTAGCAAAGACAATGGGTGATATTCTAAATACTATAGAAAAACCAAGTGAAGCACGTGTTCACGATACATTTGAGAAGGTTGAAAAACTACATCAGAATAACGATCACATGTTCTATGCTGCATTGTATAAAGAGATTCAGAAAATATTTCCGTTTTTCTCTTCAAGAGATGTACGAAATATTCAATCTGCCATTTCATTACGATTAACCGATTTTGATTTAGAAAAAGATTGGTTTGACAATCCTGAAACGTATTTTAAAAAGGATTATGACACGAAGTTTAATATGCTTCAAGAGTTAATGAAATCGAATATGAAAGGTTTAAACTTTTCAGATATAAGACGACAAGAAGTGATTCGTTATTTGGATAATGTAGCAACGATAGCTGATACAGACTTTAAACGAAAAGTAGATTCTAGAGTGAATCAGATGAATATTGAAACAGAGGCGCGAGAGCAATTTGGGAAATAA
- a CDS encoding sulfotransferase family 2 domain-containing protein — protein MSALRKPIPLINVNKKFILYTNAKCGGTTLKTWFVDSLDLENTFSNTNQMLKNYGFKFGFKWYKSRFLNHDLDRIKSTNSLLRKFIKIYRKCTQDKISNHLRDSSFYKIAVIRNPYDRLVSSFVDEFCKEDLHRGWVQDVLKELNSKDSDGNYQITFSQFVDYLLKKDLSEANPHWRHQTYILKDVELNEVIHLKDLSAKLPELSKKLGVETSINFSKPRQSNSYAKDKNSEALKEVYDITNNDLIANYEANGIFPNKKMFYTDTIKQKVHSIYKEDFEFFNFN, from the coding sequence GTGAGCGCTTTAAGAAAACCAATTCCATTAATTAATGTGAATAAAAAATTTATTCTCTATACTAATGCAAAATGTGGTGGTACTACTTTAAAAACTTGGTTTGTTGATTCTTTAGATTTAGAGAATACCTTTTCTAATACAAACCAAATGCTTAAAAACTATGGCTTTAAATTTGGTTTTAAATGGTATAAGTCTCGCTTCTTAAATCATGATTTAGATAGAATAAAATCAACTAATTCACTCTTAAGGAAATTTATTAAGATTTATAGGAAATGTACACAAGATAAAATTAGTAATCACCTTAGAGATTCTTCATTTTATAAAATAGCAGTGATAAGAAACCCTTACGATCGTTTGGTTAGTAGCTTTGTTGATGAGTTTTGCAAAGAAGATCTTCACAGAGGTTGGGTACAAGATGTTTTAAAAGAACTCAACTCCAAGGATTCTGATGGGAATTATCAAATAACATTTTCTCAATTTGTTGATTATTTACTGAAAAAAGATTTAAGCGAGGCAAATCCACATTGGAGACATCAAACTTATATTTTAAAAGATGTTGAACTTAATGAGGTTATTCATTTAAAAGATTTGTCCGCCAAATTACCAGAACTTAGTAAAAAGTTAGGGGTTGAAACTAGTATAAATTTTTCGAAACCTAGACAGTCTAATAGTTATGCTAAAGATAAAAACTCTGAAGCCTTAAAGGAAGTCTATGATATAACTAATAATGATTTAATTGCAAATTATGAAGCCAATGGTATTTTCCCAAATAAAAAGATGTTTTATACCGACACTATAAAACAGAAAGTACATTCAATCTATAAAGAGGACTTTGAGTTTTTTAACTTTAACTAA